agctaccatataaaccgaccttgggtcttgacttctggagggcacaattcttattcgatttggatgaaattttgcatgaagtgttttggtatgactaccaacaactgtgctaaatatagtctaaatcagttcataacctgatatagccgccatataaaccgatctcccgattagacttcttgagactctagaaggcgcaattcttacccgatttggctgaaattttgcatgacgtatttcgttatgacttcgaataactgtgctacgtatggttcaaatcggtccataacttgatatagttgccatataaaccgatcttgacttcttgaacttctagagggcgcaattcttatccgatttggcgaaatTTTTAAAGTACACTTATATCCCACTAGCACTCATACTTAACACGGCCCATTTATATggttccaatataaaccgataccccgatTTAAAGCTCTTGAAGACCTATAGATGTGATCGatacaatttctttgaaataattTAAACAGGTTTAACAGAATTCATGGGTTCGCCAGCCACGCAAGCAtctccatcggaaaaataaagAGCAAAATGTTCGCGCATAAAATTACTTGAATACAATAAAAGAACAACAAATTGCAAACTTTTGATCAATGGGTCGTTGATATTTTTCTGAATCTTAACATAGTTGGCTACTTACCATTGCAAAGCCAGACAATAGGGCCGATGTTTTGCTGGAGGCTTTCAGTTTGGCACGGCTTAGCTGCAGCTTGCGCCATGACAAGTAACTGGGCGAGTGTAAATCTTCACCCGACTGTGACATGCTGCTGGTGGTTTGACGCCGGGGCTGGAAACGAGAAAATGGTGTAAATTGACGCAATGAATTAAAGGGATGAgaatttgcagataaaggcgGTGGTTGCGGCTGAAGCGATGTATTTAGCAATGAAGCAGGAAAGCCTACCGATGATAACGCTACGGCGGCCGGAGCTACGGCTGCTAGCGCCGACGCAGGTTGTGTCGAGAGAAAACGTTTCGCGTTCAGGTAGCGAGTACTGCTACAGAAATTACTCTGAGGCGTATGAAGACCCGAGTTGGGGGTATGCGCTTGAAAACGTAAAGGGCGACACGAATCACAGAGCTTGTAGTCGTGCGACAGGTGAGAAGAGGTTGACGAGGGTCCGGCCGTAGAAGGCGGATGATTTTCTACGAAAGTGGTTGTGGAGAACTGCGGAGGGGTCGATATCGATCTGTTGTATAACTGCGGAACATGCAATGTGCTACCGATCGTCCGCGGAGGTGCTGTTCTGGCAGCTGTTTTTGACGACTGACGACTCGAGTTAGCGGCCGACGCTGCCACTATAGTCGCTGGTATTATTGTGGCGGTGAGCGTTGTTGTGGATGAGCCTGCAGTTAAGGGCACCGTTGCATCATCACTGACTATGggctcatcgtcatcatcatcctcatcgcTGTCATAGGAGTCGCTAGCTTCGTCTGCGTTCTCATTATTGTGATGCCCAATTGTTGAGCGTCGCTGATGACGCTGCTGCAGCTGTCGGTCATCAACATCTTGCGTTGGACTGCATCCCAGAAGATGTGAATCTAGCACACTTTGATTTTGTAACAGACTATACTGGCTGAGATTTAGATGCCGCTGAAGGTTTGAATAGATTTGATTGGTGTCCTCAAGACCATTACCACCAGTGCGATGTGATGTTGTTGACTGCGTTGTTGTAGACGTTGACGCTGTTGGCGTTGACACAGGCGCCGTTGCTGTCGTCGCCTGTGACGATGTGGTTGCTTTCAATAAATGGTCTTCAGTTGTCGTTTCATGGCTCGGAGATGGACGGCTATGTGGTTTCTCGCGACGTGGTCTCCGCGGCTCCCGGGCTGGTGGCGGTGCTAATGGTTTGAGGATTTGTGGTTTCTGCagatgttgctgctgctgcaaaTGCACTGGCAACATTGCGTCGTGCTGTTGTCTTAAGGGAGGGATAACAACGAAATATTACCGCTGCCGTTTcgttttcaaaaatattctatGCCAAACTAAAGCAAAGTGCAAATGAGTGTGCACGAGGTTTGCAAATATTTCGAAATTATTGTGTCGCCTCAGAATCACATTTGCCCGCTCGCACACCCTGATCGAGATTATGAATTTAATTTAGCTGAAGACATAAATATTTCGTGTTTGCTTAGATgcggtttttttcttttgatattCCCTCAGCACCTCGAGCATCTATCGCCTCTTCAGCTTGCTGGGTATTATGAGTCAGTGGAACACTCGCGTCTTTGATTGTTGGTACTGGCAAGGTTGCAATGATCTTGCGTTTAATAATGGGATTTCATTTTAGCTGCTCTTTTGtacttttttgtttagttttctttgaattattttacattAATAATGGCAAAactatttgttttttcttgagAGTCTTTATTTTTGCATATActcttattattttattttattttattttatttttttcccaatGGTGGGTTTAGTTTTGAGTATAGAGTTCGATGAAATGATTTTCTCTGCATCACAcatagaaaataaataatttatttgactAACAGCTTAACGAAATTATCCGCAAAAACAGTGTCTACTTAATGACGTGACGTTTCGGTTAAAGAACAGAATGtttattgaatttgtttttgtcttttgtGCAATTAGACTGTTTTGAGAATTGAGTAGAAAGCAGACAATTTAAAAGTGAGAAACAAGGcagagtaaaaattttgatttggttattttcataaaaaccaaataaaaacaattttaattgacAAATGTTTGCTTTACATTTTTTGCAAACTGTTTCAAGTTGATTGGACTAGTGGAAGGGTAGCTAGTGGCCTCACACATTTTGTCTCCATCTTAGAATAAGGGTATACTTGCTGTGTTTTCTTCTGGTACTGGATAGATAAGCCGtgaagggcaaaaataaaacgcaaaaaaagtTTCCAGTACAAGTCTGTTTGCTGTTTGCTAAGCCTacactggtaatttatccagtATTTCGTTGTTCTGAatagatgtcattttcatataaatttcattgcactgcactatataGGAAGTAAATACACAGTTACTATATACTTTTCTAATGGCGAAatgccattccatttgtaacacctagaaatattaaTCTAAGAAACTTTCGTGCGAATATATTATTGAGTCTATATAGCAGTGTCcttctgcctgtcgaaagcacgcttactttagGACGAATAAAGCTTGTTGCCCTTCGTATTGAAGTTGGTTGGTTGGGATTAGATATAGGACAAACcatccatgtattgatatagctcccatgcaaaccgatctcccaattggaCTGTTTAAGCCCTCAGAAAGCGCAAATCTTGtccaatttttctaaaactttgcacaattacttgCCCTTTAACTTCCAAAGGTATGATCGAAATCTGCAAGGCATCCCatgcccaaaagaactaaggcgaacaatatAAAATATAGGTCCAATAACCTTTGCCAATGTCGCTGGGGACGGCTTGgggatggtagttgtcgacaagggtgaAGAACAGGGCGgcatacctaggaacaattggagtgggatattTGACATTCCATtgacttttaaaaatttaaatgaaagcaaaatcgttttcaattaaaatattaatcgatttcatcattttttaattgaatatgatttttattttcaattacattcgtgattgaaatttttaccaattgaATCAATTCGCTTTTTAATTCAAtctgaaaactttttcaattcaatcgtgattgaaaattttgtaattttcaattaaaaaattaattgattcaatcatgtATTTTTATCGaatcttaaacatttttaaatatcgtGCTTTAGTAAATTCAATTTAAGGCTTTTTTGACCCCTACAATATGAAGTGAAGGAGATTTCAAAGACCCatacgtcccacatttcgacaaatctatagcaacaccatggcagccggttctgCGTGCCGGATTTACCCAatgaagttcttcatcggccaaggactgccgcctcagtgcaaaacacactgctacgacaacaacaactaatcTTCACGACAACCGAAATTTTTTGGAGAACCCCGGTGGGGGAGTTTCGTTTTATACGGGTGGCCACGGACCTTTGCCAAAACAATGCACCTAAAGTTCATGTTCCAGGTACACACCTGTGTAtcaaatttagaaaatatttggaattttcaaaaaaattacaatcaAGGTCCAATAAAGAAAttagttcaaaattttaaacatttcaattcacatttttaattgatgaattaaaaaataagttgaaaatttctaaaatgtcaatctttttttaattgaatatgcaattttttaaattgaaacatatcattttcgtgattaaagcagtttcaattaaaaaattaattggatcaattaatttagtgattgaaaccgatttttatttttcttctgtataggtatgcagccctgttcttcacCCTTGTCAAAAACTGTATCTGCATCCTCTaatgtccttgccgaatttgCCTGGGCCTCCTCCAGTTTCTCCTCcaggccgatacaaactaattgccttcggggatcaacgctcaattgaaatataTCGTTTCACTTAAAGAAGGATTGGCGAGATCTGGCCAGCGCAGTACTGGACCTAGTCAATTAGGAATATATTCCTTCTCCACCAATGGtacacgcttggataccaaggattccctcagatcctgaatccatacttgggagactaagggCCTTCAATCCAAATCTTTCCACCACCGACTGAAAGATAGGTAGATTGGATAATGCTGATGTCGAGGGGAGCAATGCAGTATTCATACTAAACTCCggaggagttgtatcctacggattcaataaGTAAAAAATCTAAaggtatatattattatttatatatagtttattatggtctgaatcggtctatagcccgatactgctcccatatacaaTAGAAGCGGCGTGGATAGGGAATCTGGAGACGacacagcagttgttgctgaacacttatcTGGGGAACTATCAACCACGTCTCTAAAGTCTGCACGAGACTGAAAATACCCCTGTCACTATCAAAACAGGAGGGAAAGGCGTCGAAGCgtgacaagccctgtgtgggtgggtgacCCGGTTTGATTGCGcacaaggtgtgcgccagcgagaAAAGAAGGAACTTTAAGCCGCCAGGCCCTGACGATGTATTACCGGTTGGATTATAAGCTGTGTACGATATACTTGGCTTAGGGTTatatactctgtttgtatcCGCATGTCACATATAACTGAGGGATGGGggaattttcattccaaaaacaggaaaaccttaccacacgaaggcgaaagacttTCGTCCTatgcaacagcatgcatatatgcagcagcatgcatataactgacagaagaaagaatgcaattacagagtcacaagctgtgaaaaaatttgtcaacgactatatgaaaaatccgcaattacttgttgggcaacccaatagtaagggCAAGTGCACTGAAACAACCCTTCACGAATTAGTCGCTTACACAGAGGGTTATCTCGCtgtcaaaaaatacaaaatggtagcatttcttgacattgaaggtgcttccaATAATCTAAAACCGACGACAATTAaaaaggagctggagtttctaggcaacactatcgtaagaaagtttattaatagctTAAGGATAGAAGGCTTTTCAGattagcaaaagttggggttttaaaccgcgtgtcatgcactgggtataaaatgcagttgttagacctatattgctgcatggtgttgtggtttggaaGATGGCGCTTTAAAGGTCCACCTacagttcaatactcaaccggatccaaaggattgcttgtttgtgcatcacagcccaCTGAGGATgagaccatctgatgcactgaattggaCATTGTGACTTGGCAAACAAACACTCCAGAATTATGTGGCCCAATTTACATTTGCAAAGGTCAACTGGTTTGctttcgctggctagaacagacgtctcagtcattgtgtccgtcatgacaggtcattgtctgatcgaaaaacatgctgaaaaACTAAAGGTTGCAATTAATAACTTCtgcggaagctgtgaggacgtcgaggcaGAGGAGGGTGTAGaccatctgctgtgtgtgtgtgccagaCTAGCAGTCAGGAGGAGTTACACATCacattctcatttctttgagagatTCTCTTATTTAGCGTATCCGGATATGCCCAAGTTGTGCTTTTTTttagcgatctgaatggttaaacggtgggaactagaggggtttcttctcctgttcctgtggtattacaatggactaaaaacgtctaagtgagtttgatggcagactgccatataaacccaatcTAAAGCTGCCATTACACGATCAGACATGccatatgaaatttcaaaaatagcgGCTCTGAAAGATGCACACACCGTGCGATACGTACGAAACGATTTATttgacaaatggattttggagaataaatatgcaactttcGATTAAATGGAGCTTTTATTTCATATACATacatgtttatatatatatatacaccatccagttcatcatcttgtggatagatatccactgcCCGGAATCTTtaagcgtgaggttcagcgctacaagagagaacctctagatcaaacgGCATATCAAgagggtctagacaacattcatgcaaaaacagtagcagatgcggtaagtagctgccgggtgaatgtagtccttggagaacgaccgccttccaTTGCACTTGAAGAAATTGACAACCccaggcaaaccagagtagttctggcttaattacgtgccggcagatgcagccgtctcaactcctacagagcaaggatcgatgccgacgtgcaagatgtatgtcccggttgtgaccagggaccacacgtcacctgtttaactgctcagccagacccacattagtcgcagagttcctgaatcTGGACAGCTAacaaaatcaagcagacgaaaaatagaacacaacaaactgctacaaaaacaacaacaacaaccgtctaacttcctttcggtaatagcctcgtgTTCTCACGGTCGGGATCTCCCCTCGCTGTTCCACATTTATGCAATTTCTTCGCCCATGCCCTTAATTTGGATTGCGTCGCCCCGAAAGTCTTCGGATTAGATAAGTTTGTTGAAGCCAGTcactgctaaatcgtctgctttttcattaccccttactccgctatggcccgacacccaaataacgcggatcgtgccatcctcagagaaggcgtttatatCCTTctcacactccaagactgttcgtgaccttacagacctggttgttattgccctgatggccagctTATTTAAGGTTTCAGTgccagtctgtcatcagactcacttagacgttttcgtccattgtgataccacttactgtccgtaaaaatgttcgCACTCgttgtcctcgcgttaacacaaACCATCTCACGCATTCAGTGATTGCCTAGTCCTGCCTATaaaaccgtattatggtcagccagtcggaaacagatctcaggccCGGGTTCTTAGTGTTGACCCCAGTAATGAACTTGCAGAtgccaataccagagttccgtcaatccaagactgtgccgctggaagtatgtctcgcactcgacttttaGTATCGCCTCATATATCCGATTGGATAACTCCTCAATTTctccagatttcctatcatcGCTTAAGTAAATaggcgcagtggctgcctcacacttaatctgtatgtcgttCGTTTGGATATCTAGAACACTTTCCAGTGCCATACTGGGCGAGGTCCACATTGCCACGCCATGTTgtccgaacctgttgtattatcctaactGGGCCacaaattgtatttatttttggggtTCAATTGCATACTTTGGGATGCATTTATTTTGGGGTAATTTTTCATAATGCAATAGAACCCCAAATTTGTGGTCTATCTCCATTTCACTCACTGTCAAAGCGCTAAAATTTGATAAGAGTATTACATTTTAACATCGATATGTAAAGGCTTGCAAACAATAAAGCAAGGAAAATCTTTGCGTTTTGGGTTTTTGTGTCCCGAAACAGGCCTGTCGATATTTGCTTGAATCACACAGAATTTCATGCCCTTTGCAACCAAACTATCATTTCAACCATAAGATTTATATATGTAGTGCTTCCAACGATTAATGTGTAACTGAGATTAATAAACTTTATTTTGCTTTCCGCTGAACATAAATATTTATCCATGTTGCATCATTATTAACATTTTAAACCCATTTGCTTTTAGCAAACGCCTTCCATAAAATCCTTAGTTCATGTGGAGCATATTAAATAGTCGTACACATTACGCGTAAGCGATGAGCTCACTGTTCTCATAGTAAATAAATTGCGGTTCCCTCATATGTGTATACTATTGGGCTTCATTAATTTTGTTAGTAAATGAGGGGCATAAGAATAATACTGTGATaatgattttaaaaaattatgctCAGTAGGATTTTGGGCAAAAACCTGGGCATTAGCCAATTGACCGGGTaattaccttttgggtatttatccaTCACCCATCTCTGCAAATGAAAAAACTTGTGCTAGATAAATTTCGTTAGTTTAATTTTTGCCCTTGCGTATCCAGCGCTAAAATAAAACAGTGCTGTTATCAACTTCATTTTCGCAACAGGTTGTCCATAACACCAaggtaattaaatatttatcacTGTGGCGTTATATTTCTCGGTAGGATTTTTTGAATAAGGTTGCGGAATTTTTCCCGTTCTAGCTCTTCGGTATGGCAAGTTGCTCTTTGTTAACATTAATTTTATTCCCCCCAcgaaggatggggataaatACATTTTGTCATACCTTTTGTAATCATACCGTTTGTAAAATGTAATACATATAacatataagacgatctagccatgtccgtccattccTATGTCGGTGGAAATCacgtctttaaaaattaagatatgaagaatgaccatatagaccgatctcaccgttttaagtcttaggcccataacaggcacAACTTTTGCctaatttctctgaaatttggcgcaacgAGATATGATGGGTCCCTTAACGTCCGTACCGGATATGGTTTTTATTAGATAAAGCTGCAAAATATACCGATCTAGCTATTTAAGTTCTTTTGTccctaaaaggagcatttattacacgatttaaaaattgggtgcagtgagttgtttaCCCTACGCATCCTTCCCGAAGATGGTGCAGTTCGGTTTACATTTGGATAACgctgctatatagaacgatatcCCGATTGACggtcttaaacccatataaaacccatttattacccgctttggagcagtgagttgtgttagaaaaTCTAGTGATGTCCATCCATACCTCTGTCTGCGGAAATCACgtctctaaaaattaaaatgtgaagttcgaagatggactatatcgggaaatatcttgataaagcctccatatagaccgacttcccgatttaaggtttagagtCCATAGAAgcagcatttattgaccgaaattggcacaaagtgttGTGTATATATTCCTTATTATTCCAAtttcaatgtatatatattccttatctttgaaaaataataagaccatttagccatgtccgtccatccttacatctgtggaaatcacgtctttaaaaattaagatatgaagaatgaccatatagaccgatctcacggttttacgtcttagacccataacagGCACAACTATTGCCAAGTTTCTCCGAAATTCGGCGCAACGAGATATAATGGACATCTCTCAACGCCCGTTCCGGATATGGTctatattagatatagctgcaatatataccgatctagctATTGAAGTTCTTTTGCccctaaaaggagcattttttgtccgatttagaaaTTGagtgcagtgagttgtattagatccCTACACATCCTTCCCGAATATGATGTAGTTCGGATTACCATTGGATAACGCTACCATATAGAACAATATCCCGTTTTACGGTCTTAAACACATATAAGACCCATTTATTACgcgctttggacagacagagacAGCCtatgtgtgatctctttaatatcctgctggagaagattatacgagatgcagatgtgaatagatatggcacactaatcacaagagaacacatgctactcgcctatgtcgacgacatcgatatcataggtcggtcaccggaagtagtaactgcagcctttgaaagaatcgaaagagagtcagtgaaaatgggactggcagtaaatggagataagacgaaatggatggtttcaactcctaaaaagccttgcacaaccgagcaggtaaagaaaatggagaaagttgggaaccacaactttgagactgtcagtaactttatcaacctcggcaccgccgtaaccaaaacgaatgacaccagttttgagattaagcgaagaataatactggctactttggactaagtaagcagtttagaaacaaggtcacctctcgactGACGAAGAGTACTCTATACAAGATACTGAATGGCCGAATTTAATGACTTGCTTGTTTACGTGTTCTCTAATTTTTTGGATTTCGTCAAGTTTGTGATGGTGTTGCATCA
The genomic region above belongs to Stomoxys calcitrans chromosome 5, idStoCalc2.1, whole genome shotgun sequence and contains:
- the LOC106096026 gene encoding calcium release-activated calcium channel protein 1 isoform X1 — encoded protein: MLPVHLQQQQHLQKPQILKPLAPPPAREPRRPRREKPHSRPSPSHETTTEDHLLKATTSSQATTATAPVSTPTASTSTTTQSTTSHRTGGNGLEDTNQIYSNLQRHLNLSQYSLLQNQSVLDSHLLGCSPTQDVDDRQLQQRHQRRSTIGHHNNENADEASDSYDSDEDDDDDEPIVSDDATVPLTAGSSTTTLTATIIPATIVAASAANSSRQSSKTAARTAPPRTIGSTLHVPQLYNRSISTPPQFSTTTFVENHPPSTAGPSSTSSHLSHDYKLCDSCRPLRFQAHTPNSGLHTPQSNFCSSTRYLNAKRFLSTQPASALAAVAPAAVALSSPRRQTTSSMSQSGEDLHSPSYLSWRKLQLSRAKLKASSKTSALLSGFAMVAMVEVQLNNDTQVPAGMLVAFAICTTLLVAVHMLALMISTCILPNIETVCNLHSISLVHESPHERLHWYIETAWAFSTLLGLILFLLEIAILCWVKFYDLSQPAAWSACIVLIPVLVIFLAFAIHFYRSLVTHKYEVTVSGIRELEILKEQMEQDHHMDHHHAPHRNNGLNYGASGDIV